In Astatotilapia calliptera chromosome 20, fAstCal1.2, whole genome shotgun sequence, one genomic interval encodes:
- the slc12a5b gene encoding solute carrier family 12 member 5b isoform X1 produces the protein MLNNMTDCEEGEGGPNSQGDGNPKESSPFINSSAATNMDKSQQYDGNNMALFEEEMDTSPMVSSLLSTLANYSNLPTGSKEHEEAENNEEGSRPSKKPVKAPQLGTLMGVYLPCIQNIFGVILFLRMTWMVGIGGVFGSFIIVFMCCSTTMLTAISMSAIATNGVVPAGGSYYMISRSLGPEFGGAVGICFYLGTTFAGAMYILGCIEILLIYIVPQAAIFKIEGLEGPEAEAALLNNMRVYGTIVLSLMALVVFVGVKYVNKLALVFLACVILSILSVYAGVIKTAIDPPVFPVCLLGNRTLLSKGYDVCAKVIEIDNETVTTKLWRSFCDSEYLNATCDEYFNNNNVTEIQGIPGVTSGILAENLFGNYLEKGMILEKRGLVSDVDPDSPTTSSNRYVLADITSFFTLLVGIYFPSVTGIMAGSNRSGDLRDAQKSIPIGTIAAISTTSTVYMSCVVLFGACIEGVVLRDKFGEGVSGNLVIGTLAWPSPWVIVFGSFFSTCGAGLQSLTGAPRLLQAISRDGIIPFLRIFGHGKANGEPTWALLLTASICEIGIIIASLDSVAPILSMFFLMCYMFVNLACALQTLLRTPNWRPRFKFYHWALSFLGMSLCLSLMFMCSWYYAIVAMGIATCIYKYIEFCGAEKEWGDGIRGISLSAARFALMRLEEGPPHTKNWRPQILVLVSMDAEQNIEQPRLLSLTNQLKAGKGLTIVGTCVQGTFLDNYTEAHKADQSLRKLMETEKVKGFTQVVISSNLRDGTSHLIQVGGLGGLKHNTVMVSWPRNWKQPECHQEFRNFIEVVRETTIASIALLVPKNISSYPSNGERFTEGHIDVWWVVHDGGMLMLLPFLLRQHKVWRKCKMRIFTVAQMDDNSIQMKKDLITFLYHLRIDAVVEVVEMHDGDISAYTYEKTLIMEQRSQILKQMHLTKNEMEREIQSITDSSRGSIRRKNPSALRSQRSAEEGAGAAEKLEEEPGAVSNPKQVQLSHSRNVSTPTSPTSPTSPAAPAGGAVVWPDNKGAEKEKSLLTATSEAGKDFFNMKPEWENLNQTDVRRMHTAMRLNEVITKKSKEAKLVLLNMPGPPKNRVGEENYMEFLEVLTEGLNRVLLVRGGGREVITIYS, from the exons gaGATGGGAACCCTAAAGAGAGCAGTCCTTTCATCAACAGCAGTGCAGCCACTAACATGGATAAGAGCCAGCAGTATGATGGCAATAACATGGCTCTGTTTGAG GAAGAGATGGATACCAGTCCCATGGTTTCCTCTCTGCTCAGCACTCTGGCTAACTACTCCAACCTGCCAACGGGCAGCAAAGAGCACGAAGAGGCTGAGAATAATGAGGAGGGGTCACGTCCATCTAAAAAACCTGTCAAG GCACCTCAGCTGGGCACTCTAATGGGAGTGTACTTGCCGTGTATCCAGAATATTTTTGGGGTAATCCTCTTCCTGCGGATGACATGGATGGTTGGGATTGGAGGCGTCTTTGGCTCGTTTATAATCGTCTTCATGTGTTGTTCTACA acCATGCTCACAGCCATCTCCATGAGTGCCATTGCGACAAATGGAGTCGTACCAG CTGGAGGTTCGTATTACATGATCTCTCGCTCTCTGGGGCCCGAGTTTGGCGGTGCTGTCGGAATCTGCTTCTACTTGGGCACCACTTTTGCGGGTGCTATGTACATTCTCGGCTGTATTGAAATTCTGCTG aTTTATATTGTTCCCCAGGCAGCCATCTTTAAGATTGAGGGCCTGGAGGGCCCCGAGGCAGAAGCAGCATTGCTCAACAACATGCGAGTGTACGGCACTATTGTGCTGAGCTTGATGGCACTGGTGGTGTTTGTGGGGGTCAAATATGTCAATAAGTTGGCACTGGTCTTCCTGGCCTGTGTCATACTTTCTATTCTGTCTGTCTATGCTGGAGTCATCAAGACTGCCATTGACCCCCCTGTGTTTCC CGTCTGTCTGCTGGGAAATCGAACTCTTCTTTCTAAAGGATATGATGTCTGCGCAAAGGTCATTGAGATAGACAACGAGACTGTCACCACCAAACTGTGGAGGAGCTTTTGTGATTCGGAGTACCTCAATGCCACTTGTGACGAATACTTCAACAATAACAATGTTACAGAGATACAAGGTATTCCAGGGGTCACTAGTGGCATCCTGGCAG agAACCTGTTTGGTAACTATCTGGAGAAAGGGATGATTCTGGAAAAGCGTGGACTTGTATCCGACGTGGATCCAGACAGTCCCACAACGAGCTCAAACCGCTACGTTCTTGCAGATATCACCAGCTTCTTCACTCTGCTGGTGGGAATTTATTTCCCATCTGTCACAG GTATCATGGCTGGCTCCAACCGCTCCGGAGATCTGCGTGACGCTCAGAAGTCAATCCCTATCGGCACCATCGCAGCCATTAGCACCACGTCAACTGTGT ACATGTCCTGTGTGGTGCTGTTTGGTGCTTGTATAGAAGGAGTCGTCCTAAGAGACAA GTTTGGCGAAGGGGTCAGTGGCAACCTTGTAATAGGTACGCTGGCATGGCCGTCCCCGTGGGTTATTGTATTTGGCTCCTTCTTCTCCACCTGCGGAGCGGGACTTCAGAGTCTGACAGGAGCTCCCCGTCTCCTCCAGGCCATCTCAAGGGATGGCATCATCCCCTTCCTTAGA ATCTTTGGGCACGGTAAAGCCAACGGGGAACCCACGTGGGCACTTCTACTGACAGCTAGCATCTGTGAGATTGGCATCATCATAGCCTCTCTGGATTCAGTCGCACCAATCCTCTCCAT GTTCTTCTTGATGTGCTACATGTTCGTCAATCTCGCCTGCGCCCTGCAGACGTTGCTGAGGACCCCAAACTGGAGACCCAGATTTAAGTTCTACCACTG GGCTCTGTCTTTCCTGGGTATGAGCTTGTGCTTATCACTCATGTTCATGTGTTCCTGGTATTATGCAATTGTGGCTATGGGCATCGCCACCTGCATCTACAAATACATTGAGTTCTGTGG AGCTGAGAAGGAGTGGGGTGATGGGATACGTGGGATCTCGCTCAGCGCTGCTCGCTTTGCTCTGATGAGGCTGGAGGAGGGACCACCACACACAAAGAACTGGAG GCCTCAGATCCTGGTCCTAGTGAGCATGGACGCTGAGCAAAACATCGAGCAGCCTCGTCTTCTATCTCTGACCAATCAGCTAAAAGCTGGGAAGGGTCTGACTATTGTTGGCACCTGTGTTCAAGGAACCTTCCTTGACAATTACACTGAAGCTCATAAGGCAGATCAG TCGTTGCGTAAGTTGATGGAGACAGAGAAAGTAAAGGGCTTCACTCAGGTCGTCATCTCCTCCAACCTCAGAGATGGAACATCCCACTTGATTCAGGTTGGAGGACTTGGAGGTCTGAAGCACAACACGGTGATGGTCAGCTGGCCCCGTAACTGGAAACAGCCTGAGTGCCACCAGGAATTTAGGAACTTCATTG AGGTGGTTAGAGAGACAACTATAGCCAGTATAGCCTTGTTGGTTCCTAAGAATATTTCCAGCTATCCATCCAATGGAGAGCGTTTCACTGAAGGCCACATTGACGTGTGGTGGGTTGTCCACGATGGAGGCATGCTAATGCTTCTGCCTTTCCTCTTGCGCCAGCATAAG GTGTGGAGGAAGTGCAAGATGCGTATTTTCACTGTAGCTCAGATGGATGACAACAGCATCCAGATGAAGAAAGACCTCATCACCTTCCTCTATCACCTGCGCATTGACGCCGTAGTGGAAGTGGTTGAGATG CATGACGGTGACATCTCAGCCTATACCTATGAGAAAACACTGATAATGGAGCAGCGATCACAGATCCTCAAACAAATGCATCTGACCAAGAATGAAATGGAGAGAGAG ATCCAGAGCATTACAGATTCATCCCGTGGGTCCATACGGCGTAAAAATCCATCTGCCTTGCGGTCACAGCGAAGCGCTGAGGAGGGAGCTGGTGCAGCAGAAAAACTAGAAGAGGAG CCTGGGGCCGTCTCCAACCCAAAACAGGTACAACTGAGCCACAGCAGGAATGTCTCCACACCAACCAGCCCCACAAGCCCCACGTCCCCTGCTGCACCTGCAGGTGGTGCTGTCGTCTGGCCCGACAACAAGGGTGCGGAAAAGGAGAAGAGCCTCCTAACAGCGACCTCGGAAGCGGGCAAAGACTTCTTCAACATGAAGCC GGAATGGGAGAACTT GAACCAGACGGACGTGAGGCGTATGCATACAGCAATGAGGCTCAATGAGGTCATCACGAAGAAGTCCAAGGAGGCAAAACTTGTCCTGCTCAACATGCCGGGACCACCAAAGAACCGTGTGGGCGAAGAAAACT ACATGGAGTTTCTTGAGGTGCTCACTGAAGGTCTCAATCGGGTCCTCCTGGTGCGTGGAGGTGGACGCGAAGTCATCACCATCTACTCTTGA